The DNA window CGGCGTGGTTGATCAGCATCGTATTCGCAGCCGGGATGTCGATCCCGTTCTCGATGATGGTGGTCGCGAGAAGGACGTCGTAATTGCCCTGGATGAACGACATCATCGTGTCTTCCAGCAGGCGCTCATTCATCTGGCCGTGGCCCACCGCGATCCGCACGCCCGGCACGGCGCGCTCGAGATAGTCCTTCATCGCGTCGATCGAGTCGACGCGGTTGTGAACGAAGAAGACCTGACCGCCACGCTCGATCTCGGCCTGGATCGCCTCCCGGATGAAATCCTCATCGAAGGCGGCGACGGCGGTCTGGATCGCGAGCCGGTCCTTCGGAGGAGTTTCGATCAGCGAGATGTCCCGAAGGGAGCTGAACGACATGTTGAGCGTGCGAGGAATCGGCGTAGCCGACATCGCCAGCACGTCGATTGAGGATTTGAGCTTTTTCAGCCGTTCCTTCTGCGCCACGCCGAACCGTTGCTCCTCGTCGACGATGAGGAGGCCGAGGTCCCGGAACTCGATCTGTCGCGAGAGGAGGCGGTGGGTACCGATCAGGATGTCGATCTCGCCCGATGCGGTTTTCTCCGCGATCTCTTTCTGTCTTTTGTTGGATCGCAGGCGTGAGGTGAGCTCGATGAAGACGGGAAAGGAGGCGAATCGTCTGAGGAATGTGCGGTAGTGCTGGTACGCGAGCACGGTCGTCGGCGCGAGGATCGCCACCTGTTTTCCGTCCATGACGGCCTTGAACGCGGCCCTCATCGCGACCTCGGTTTTGCCATATCCCACGTCGCCGCAGAGAAGCCGGTCCATCGGGCGCCGGGACTCCATGTCGCGTTTGATGTCCTCGATCGCGAGGCTCTGGTCGGGGGTCTCGTCGAACTCGAACGCGCTCTCGAATTCGAGCTGCCAGGGGCTGTCGGGGCTGAATGCATGCCCTTCGGCGATGCTCCTTCTCGCGTAGAGCTGGAGCAGCTCCTCGGTCATGTCGCGCATCGCCTTCCGGACGGATGCTTTCGTGCGCGCCCATGCCGTACCGCCGAGCTTGTCGAGCTTCGGAGGAACCTCGCCGCCGGCGCTGTACTTCTGCACCAGATCGAGGCTCTCCATCGGAACGAGAAGCCGGCCGCCGCTGCCGTACTCGAGAACCATCACTTCCCGGTCGCCATCTCCGAACGGGACGCGGTCGAGACCGCCGAACCGGGCCACACCGTGATCGATGTGGACGACGAAGTCGCCCGCCTGCAGATCCCGCAGGTCGCTGGCGAAAGCGCGGCTCTTTCGCTGGGTGCGTCCTCCTTCAGGCGGCTTGTCGTAGAGATCCCATTCGGAGACGACCGCCATCGAAGCGTCGCGAAGCATGAATCCCCGCTCCAGCGGCGAATCCGTCAGGATCAGCTCGACCGAATCGACCGGTGCCGCGAGCTCACCGAGAAGGCGCTCCGTATTCTCGAGTCCGCCGCGTGTGCCGTGAACGATGCCGGTCAGGAAGCCGTCGCTGCTCCACTCTTCGATCGCGGCTCCGAGCTCGGTCAGCCGTGAAGCAAACGATTGCATCGGCGAGGCGTCGATCCGAATTTCTTCGCGGCTGCTCTCCCCTTCGACATGCACCGATGCGAAGCTGATCCCGGCGTCGTCGAGCCGGGCATACGCCGCAGAGGGGCGGATGAGCATGATCTCCGGCGGGTAGACTGCGAGACCCCGTTCGCGGGCGTGCTCCCACTCGGAAGTCAGGAGGGCTTCGTATTTTTCGAGCCCGGAGCGGATCTCCGATGGCTCCGAAACGATCGTGATCCAGCCGTTTCCGAGGTAATCGCCGAAGCCCTGCGTTTTCCACCCGAGCGCCAGATCATGCTCGAAGCCAGGGTACGCGCTTCCGCTCAACAGTCTGTCGATCTTTTCGGACAGGCTCCTGTGGAGCGATGCATCATTGAAGTCTTCCGACATTCGCGATGCGACCCTCCGCCTCCCTTCTTCGGTGTCGGGAAAGGGCGTCATCGGAGTGACGGAAACGACCTCGAGGTCGCCCGAAGAACGCTGCGTGTCGGGATCAAAGCTTCGGATCGAGTCGATCGAGTCTCCGAACAGCTCGATGCGGACGGGGTGGTCGAGGTTGGGTGGAAAAACGTCGAAAATCCCTCCGCGCCACGCGAGATCTCCCGGCTCGTTCACGAGATCGGTTCGGTGGTACCCCTCTTCGATCAGCCTGCCGAGCAGGGCATGGGGCTCGATCTCGTCGCTGCTCGAGAGCTCGATGATTCGCGATCGAAACCATTCGAGATCCGGCAGGCGGCGGAGCAGCGCACGGGCCGGCAGGACGAGAATCTCGATTGAATCGCCGGCCAGCCGGGTCAGGGTCGCCAGCTCCTCGCGCAGGACCGAGAGCGACGGGGAGACATTCTGATAGGGAGAGAGGGAGGGGGTCGGGTAGACGGCGACTCGGTCCGGCCGGGGATGAAACAACCGTGTAGCCGACGTGAGTGCTTCACCCGATGCATCCCCGCCGCTGAGAAGAACTACCCTCGAGCCGAGGCGGCGCTGGAGAGTGGCGGCGAAGAAACCGCGAGCCTCGAGAGGGAGACCGGTGATCTCGACGCGCTCACGCTCGAGGATCCGGTCGAGAATCGAGCTCGATTCGAGACGATCCCGGAGTCGCGCGATCGTCTCCTCACCGATCGCGGTCCTGCCGGCCGGCTCGTCAGGGCTGACTGTCACCGTAGATTCGCTTGTACTCGTACTGGTTCCTCGTAACTGCCATCACGTAGCGTCGTGTTTCGTTGTAGCGGATCGAATCTATGAAGAAATCGATGTCGTCGGCAGGAATCTGTCGCAACCATGCCGCAACGGCGCTCTGCCCCGCATTGTACGAGGCGATCGCCAGCATCATGTTGCCATTCATTGCCTCGCGCTTTTCGGCAATCTCGGCCGCACCGACGCGAAGGTTGATCAGAGGGTCGAACAGGTCGTCGCGAGTGAGGGGTCTGTCGAAGCCTGCTTCTCTCGAGAGCGAGCTCAGCTCGGCCGGCATGATCTGCATCAGCCCGGCCGCACCCGCGTTCGAGACGATCGACGGATCCCATCCGCTCTCCTGCCGGATGATCGCCGCCATGAGATATGGATCGATGTCCTGCGATTCCGCCGCGGTCTGGATCTCGTCCCAGTAATGGAGCGGGTAGAGGATTTCCCAGAATCGTTTCGGGATATTCGTTCCGCCGTGCTTGATCAGATCTCCGAAGGTCCGGTTGAGGATGATGATCGCCTGCAGGGGCTCGCCGCCCCTCTCGTAGCGGTCCGCCAGACCGTACGCGAGAATCTTGTCGTCGGGGTTCGCCCCGACCGCATCGCGGTACTGGCGTGTCGCTTCGTCCACGAGTCCGATCGATTCGAGCTCACGGACCATCTGAAGCTGCGGATTCGAGCCGAATATCTCCGCGATCGTGAACTCCGGAAAGGAGTAGCCGGAGCGGATCTCAGAGCCGGGCGGCGGGAGATCGAGGATCTCGCGCGCGCGGTATGCGTAGTAGCTGTAGGGGAAGGTCCGGATCAGGCGGTCGAAGGATTCCCGGGCCTGTTCTTCGTGGCCGAGCTTCTGATGGAGCTTGGCGGACCAGAAGAGAGAGTTCGTCGCATAACTGTCGGTCGGATATCGTTCGAGGTAGGAGCTCATGACCTCGAGAGCCTTCTGAAACTCCCCGGCCGTGATGTGGATCCAGGTGAGAGTCCAGAGATTTTCACCCGAAGGGCCCGGGTTTCCGCCGTCGATGGCGGCGCGAAGATATTCAGCCGCTTTCTCCGGGTCGTTTCCGTTGGTGAGCCAGTATTTGCCGAGCAGTACCTGGGCGGGGGGAACCTCGCTGGAGCCGGGGTGTTCGCTCAGGATGTGATTCATCTTCGCCACGAACTCGGAGTTGCGGTCGAGACGCCAGAGAGCATGACCCTGGAGGCGCTCGAGCGCGATGTGGCGCGGCTGCCCCTCGCCGATCCGAATGTTCTGCAGAGCGGTGTATTCGCGCGAACGGAACATCGCCTGGGCTTCGACCCAGACGAGCTCGGTTGCCCGGGCGCGGTCGGGGAATCGCTTTCGTATCCGGCTGATGAAGTCGAGCGCCTCGGGGAGACGGTTCGCGCGTTGAAGCCGCTCGGCCAGCGCCACGGATTGGTCGAAGTCGAGCCGATTCAGAGGGGAGGCATCGCCTGGCTGCTCGACCAGCTGATCGTAGAGCTTCTCGGTGTAGCGACCGCGGGTGTGGTCGACCAGGATCCGCTCCCGGATCTGCTGGGCTCGCTGGTAGAGGCCCGCGCGGGCGAGTGCATCCGCCGAGCGGATGACTTCCGCTTCGGTGAATTCGTCGAGTCGGATGGTCATCAGCTGCTCGCTCGCTTCCAGCGCTTTGTCATTCATTCCCGCCCTTGCATAGAAGGCCGGAAGGCGCAGGCGGGCGCTTCGGGCAGCGGCGATTCCCTTGTACTCGCTGGCGACGCGCTCCAGAGCCGCGATCGCTTCGTCGTTGCGGTCGAGCCGGCCGAGGACGTCGGCGAGGTGGAGGAGCAGAAAGGGTCGAAGCCGTTCGTACTCTTCCGCGCTCCGGCTCAACATGGAGGCGGCGTCCTCCCAGCGCTCCTGTTCTTCGTAGAGAAGTCCGAGCCGGGCACGGGCACGCTTCGAGAGCTCCGGATCCTCGGAGTCGAGCTGCTCCAGCAGCCCCGTCTCCTCCTGGGATATCTGACGAACCGGGGCTGGCGCCTCCGGCTGCTCACGAGCCTCCGGCTCAGCCGTCTCGGCCGGAGTCGAGACGGTCGTGCCTCGACAGGCGGGACAGATGACGACGAGCATGGCGAGCAGCAATTGCTTCATGTCAGAGCTCCTTCTGGTAACGATCTTCGAGGGCGTCAAAGCCGGAACGGAGGAGAAAGTCCTTCGGGAGGTTCGGCTCGATCGACAGTCGCAGCGCTCCCGATTCGGCGATGATCCTCTCGATTTCCCTCAGCATCGTGCGGCCGATGTTCAATCTGCGGACGGAACGATCGACCAGGATGGTTCTGAGCACGATGTGTTCCGGCTTCGAAACGGGGGCTTCCCAGGCGGCGCCGACCACGGTTCCGGCGAGCTTCGAGACGAATCCGAGGCGCGCCCCGTCGAGCAGGGAGCCGTCACAGGAATCCCGGTCGATGTTCAGGACGTTGGTGAGATCGTCGGGGGCCGCCCGTCTCACGAAGAGTTTCTGTCCCTTCACGCGGTCTCCTCCTTTCAGGATTCATGCATGAGTTTGCGTGCGGACTGAATTTTTATTATTATCTTGCAACGAAACAGTTTCGGAGTGTGGTGTTCGTGCGCTCCGGCTGGGGGTTGGTCATGCAGTTGATGGAAAATCAGATCAGGTCATTTCTCGACCATGGCGAATCGGAGCGGAATCTCGCCTCGAGAACGCTGAAGGCGTACGAGTCGGACCTTCTCCAGTTTCACAACCACATCGCGAGTCAGGAGATCGGCGAGATCACGCCGGAGATTCTCGACGAGTACGTCGAAGGATTGACCACGACCGGCGATTACAAGGGCACTTCGATCCGGCGGAAAATCGCCGCGATCAAGGTCTTCTTCCGATATCTCGAGGCCACCGGCTACGTCGAGCATTCTCCTGCGAAGATGCTGACGATCCGGAAGCCGGTGGAGAAATCGCAGCCCCGTGTCATGACGGGCGAGGAGATGCGCGCGCTTCTGATGGCGCCGAAAGCGGAGATCGCCCGGCTCGAGCCGGACAAGGACCGCTCGCGGGGGAGCTCGAATCGGTATTTCTGCGCGGTGCGGGACGACGTGATTCTCGAGATGCTGTTCGCGACCGGTATACGGATCGGCGAGCTCGTCGAGATCAATGTCGACGACGTCGACTCGGAGGCGGGCATGATCTCGATCATCGGCCGCGGCGAGCGCCCTCGAGAGGTACTGGTGACGTCCGGGATCGTGCGGGATGCAATCGCCAGATATCTGGCGCTTCGCCAAGAGCGGACGGCCGAGACCGCGGCGCTGTTCATCGGACGACTCGATACCCGGCTCACGATCTACTCGATCGAGAATATCTTCAAGAAGTACGCGAAGCTCGCGGGGATCAAGCGGAATGTCACCCCGCATTCGATCCGGCACACGACGGCTGCGATGCTGGTGGCTGGAGGGCGGGACGTCAACGAGGTCAAGGAGATCCTCGGACATGCTTCCGTTCTGTCGACCCAGGTGTACCAGCGGATGCGCATCCGCAGCAAATCGAAGGCCGATCGAAGCGACAAACGCGATCATCGGGATCAGCTGATGGCCGAAACCGGGGAGCCGCGCCTTGCGATTCGGAGGAAGTGACGACCGCCCGGTTTGAATGTAGACTCTGAGACGTGAGCGGGCATAGCTCAGCTGGTAGAGCACTAGCTTCCCAAGCTTGTGGTCGCGGGTTCAAGTCCCGTTGCCCGCTCCACCGTTCATCAGGAGACTAGCAGCCGGAATCAGGCCTGCTCATCGTCATCGGAGCCTCAATGGCACTTTTCACCAAGGACAGCGAAACAGGACAACCCGTGTCTTCGAATGAAAAAACACCTCCCGCATCGGGAATGAGAGCCGTCATCGGATCAGGGGTGCGGATCATCGGTCGCATCGAAGGGACCGACGACATCGCCATCGAAGGAGCCGTCGAAGGGGAGCTCGACATCCAGTCGTCTCTCCGCGTGGCGGCGGGCGGCCGGATCAAGGGGGACGTCGCCGCGCGGAGCATCGTGGTCTATGGCCACATCGAAGGCGACCTTCGTGCAAAAGAAATGATCGAGCTCCATCCCGGTTCTTCCGTCGATGGAACGATGACGTCGCCTCGCATTGCCGTGGCGGACGGTGCCGAGTTCAACGGGTCGATGACGATGTCGACCACGTCAAAAAATGGACCTCAGACGTCCTGATTCAGGAGATCAGATGACACAGACAGCAACCAGGGCTCAATCACCCCGAGAAGGACTTCGAAAGCCGAAAGAGTACGGTAACTTCATCGGTGGCGAGTGGGTCGATTCGGCCACCGGCCGCAAATTCGAGAACCGCAATCCGGCCAACACGGACGAGCTCATCGGCACGTTCCAGGATTCCAACGCGGAGGATGTGGAGCGCGCCGTCGAAGCGGCCAGGAAAGCTTTCGAAGCATGGCGTCTCACCCCCGCTCCGAAACGGGCGGAGTTTCTCTACCACGCCGGCCAGATCCTGGTCCGGGACAAGGAGAAGATCGCTCGGGAAATGACCCGGGAGATGGGGAAGGTCCTGGCGGAGACCCGGGGTGACGTCCAGGAAGCGATCGACATGGCGTTTCTCGCGGCTGGCGAGGGCCGCCGGCTCTTCGGCTATACCACTCCGTCCGAAATGCGGAACAAGTTCAACATGTGCGTCCGCATGCCTCTCGGGGTTGCGGGCCTGATTACCCCGTGGAACTTCCCGATCGCGATTCCCGCGTGGAAATCGATGATCGCACTGATCTGCGGGAACACCGTCGTCATCAAGCCTGCATCGCTGTCGCCCCTGATGGTGGTGATTCTCGGAGAGGTCTTCGAAGAGGCTGGCTTGCCTCCGGGAGTTTTCAACGTCGTCACGGGGGGCGGCCGGGAAGTCGGATCCCCGATCCTCGAACACGAGGAGGTCGAGGTCGTCTCGTTCACCGGATCGACCGACGTCGGACGGGAAATCGCGATCGCGTGCGCACCGCAGTTCAAGCGTCTCCATCTGGAGATGGGTGGCAAAAACGTCATCATGGTGCTCGAAGACGCCGACATCGATCTCGCGGTCGATGGCGCGCTCTGGGGAGCATTCGGAACCACGGGACAGCGATGCACGGCCTCATCGAGACTGGTGGTTCACGAGAAGGTCTACGACGAGTTCGTCGAAAAGCTCAGCTCCCGCGCCGAATCTCTCAAGGTAGGCGACGGGCTCGACGAGAGCGTCCAGATGGGACCGAGTGTTTCGGCCTCCCAGCTCAGAACCGTCGAGAAATACGTCGAGATCGGCAAAGAGGAGGGGGCGTCGCTCGTCAGCGGCGGTGCCTCCATCACGAATGAGTCCGGCGGATTCGACTACTCCAAAGGGCATTTCCATCAGCCGACCATTTTTGCCGACGTCGATCGAAACATGCGGATTGCACAGGAAGAAATTTTCGGACCGGTCACGGCCGTCATTCGTTGCTCCTCGCTCGAGGATGCCATCGACATCGGAAACGACGTGAAGTTCGGCCTTTCGTCGTCGATCTACACGCGCGACGTCGACAAGGCTTTCGTCGCCATGCGCGACATGTACACCGGCATCTTCTACGTCAATGCGCCCACGATCGGCGCCGAAACGCATCTCCCCTTCGGAGGGACCAAGCAAACGGGTAATGGTCATCGCGAAGCTGGCGTTGCAGGAGTCGATGTGTTCACCGAATGGAAGTCGATTTACGTCGATTACTCCGGAGCGCTCCAGCGCGCACAGATCGATAACGACTGAGCCGCGCGGGAGTACCGACGGCAATCCGTTCGTTGAGAGGGTCGACGAGTTGCCAGAAGTGACGATGCCCGGGCCGAGCCGTCGAGAAGCGGCGTCTGGCCAAAATATCGACAAAAATGAACAGTTGAGGTGCTCAAATGTACCATTCATACACTCGAATGATTCCTGCAGCCCTCGCCGTGGTCCTTGCGCTTCCGGCGTCGGCGGCCCTTTCGGAGAAGTGGCGAGACTGGGCGAAGGGTCCGGTCGTGCATCTGATGACGGAGAAGGAGAAGGGGGAGTGGGCGCGGCTTTCGACCGACGAGGAGGCAGCACGCTTCGAAGCTCTCTTCTGGGCGAAACGCGACCCGAGTCCGGGTACGTCCGTCAATGAAAATCGCATCATCTTCGAGCGGAGGGTTGCCGCGGCTGACGAGAACTTCACCACCGGCCGGGTTCGCGGGGCTCTCAGCGATCGTGGCCGTGTCCTGATTCTCCTGGGCGCCCCGGACCGGGCGACACGAAGCGGGACGACTCAGTCGACGATCCAGAGCGGATTCGCCGGTTCCGCCGCCAACGCGCGCGGTGAGGCCGCTCCGACCGACGTCTGGCATTACGAGTGGGCGTCGATTCAGCCATGGATGGGAAGCCACGAGTTCGACGTCGCATTCATCGACGAGTACGGCG is part of the Acidobacteriota bacterium genome and encodes:
- a CDS encoding aldehyde dehydrogenase family protein; its protein translation is MTQTATRAQSPREGLRKPKEYGNFIGGEWVDSATGRKFENRNPANTDELIGTFQDSNAEDVERAVEAARKAFEAWRLTPAPKRAEFLYHAGQILVRDKEKIAREMTREMGKVLAETRGDVQEAIDMAFLAAGEGRRLFGYTTPSEMRNKFNMCVRMPLGVAGLITPWNFPIAIPAWKSMIALICGNTVVIKPASLSPLMVVILGEVFEEAGLPPGVFNVVTGGGREVGSPILEHEEVEVVSFTGSTDVGREIAIACAPQFKRLHLEMGGKNVIMVLEDADIDLAVDGALWGAFGTTGQRCTASSRLVVHEKVYDEFVEKLSSRAESLKVGDGLDESVQMGPSVSASQLRTVEKYVEIGKEEGASLVSGGASITNESGGFDYSKGHFHQPTIFADVDRNMRIAQEEIFGPVTAVIRCSSLEDAIDIGNDVKFGLSSSIYTRDVDKAFVAMRDMYTGIFYVNAPTIGAETHLPFGGTKQTGNGHREAGVAGVDVFTEWKSIYVDYSGALQRAQIDND
- the mfd gene encoding transcription-repair coupling factor, with product MTVSPDEPAGRTAIGEETIARLRDRLESSSILDRILERERVEITGLPLEARGFFAATLQRRLGSRVVLLSGGDASGEALTSATRLFHPRPDRVAVYPTPSLSPYQNVSPSLSVLREELATLTRLAGDSIEILVLPARALLRRLPDLEWFRSRIIELSSSDEIEPHALLGRLIEEGYHRTDLVNEPGDLAWRGGIFDVFPPNLDHPVRIELFGDSIDSIRSFDPDTQRSSGDLEVVSVTPMTPFPDTEEGRRRVASRMSEDFNDASLHRSLSEKIDRLLSGSAYPGFEHDLALGWKTQGFGDYLGNGWITIVSEPSEIRSGLEKYEALLTSEWEHARERGLAVYPPEIMLIRPSAAYARLDDAGISFASVHVEGESSREEIRIDASPMQSFASRLTELGAAIEEWSSDGFLTGIVHGTRGGLENTERLLGELAAPVDSVELILTDSPLERGFMLRDASMAVVSEWDLYDKPPEGGRTQRKSRAFASDLRDLQAGDFVVHIDHGVARFGGLDRVPFGDGDREVMVLEYGSGGRLLVPMESLDLVQKYSAGGEVPPKLDKLGGTAWARTKASVRKAMRDMTEELLQLYARRSIAEGHAFSPDSPWQLEFESAFEFDETPDQSLAIEDIKRDMESRRPMDRLLCGDVGYGKTEVAMRAAFKAVMDGKQVAILAPTTVLAYQHYRTFLRRFASFPVFIELTSRLRSNKRQKEIAEKTASGEIDILIGTHRLLSRQIEFRDLGLLIVDEEQRFGVAQKERLKKLKSSIDVLAMSATPIPRTLNMSFSSLRDISLIETPPKDRLAIQTAVAAFDEDFIREAIQAEIERGGQVFFVHNRVDSIDAMKDYLERAVPGVRIAVGHGQMNERLLEDTMMSFIQGNYDVLLATTIIENGIDIPAANTMLINHAERFGLAQLYQLRGRVGRSDRLAYCYLLVPSQRVLSEDATRRLAAIQEFSALGAGFRIAARDLEIRGAGNLLGGEQSGHIASIGFEMYVRLLEETVAELKGEPLPEAFSTRIDLGLDIYIPEKYIDDENLRMTFYKRIASASDERTLEALSQEVTDRFGPEPRSVRSLFDYVRLRNLAKTAGVTSILRSGDGVAIRFVPEAKIDPQKLFDIVQQNEAASFSPAGIFRIQPKASGVELVGEIHEILRSILG
- a CDS encoding GNAT family N-acetyltransferase; this encodes MKGQKLFVRRAAPDDLTNVLNIDRDSCDGSLLDGARLGFVSKLAGTVVGAAWEAPVSKPEHIVLRTILVDRSVRRLNIGRTMLREIERIIAESGALRLSIEPNLPKDFLLRSGFDALEDRYQKEL
- a CDS encoding transglycosylase SLT domain-containing protein; the encoded protein is MKQLLLAMLVVICPACRGTTVSTPAETAEPEAREQPEAPAPVRQISQEETGLLEQLDSEDPELSKRARARLGLLYEEQERWEDAASMLSRSAEEYERLRPFLLLHLADVLGRLDRNDEAIAALERVASEYKGIAAARSARLRLPAFYARAGMNDKALEASEQLMTIRLDEFTEAEVIRSADALARAGLYQRAQQIRERILVDHTRGRYTEKLYDQLVEQPGDASPLNRLDFDQSVALAERLQRANRLPEALDFISRIRKRFPDRARATELVWVEAQAMFRSREYTALQNIRIGEGQPRHIALERLQGHALWRLDRNSEFVAKMNHILSEHPGSSEVPPAQVLLGKYWLTNGNDPEKAAEYLRAAIDGGNPGPSGENLWTLTWIHITAGEFQKALEVMSSYLERYPTDSYATNSLFWSAKLHQKLGHEEQARESFDRLIRTFPYSYYAYRAREILDLPPPGSEIRSGYSFPEFTIAEIFGSNPQLQMVRELESIGLVDEATRQYRDAVGANPDDKILAYGLADRYERGGEPLQAIIILNRTFGDLIKHGGTNIPKRFWEILYPLHYWDEIQTAAESQDIDPYLMAAIIRQESGWDPSIVSNAGAAGLMQIMPAELSSLSREAGFDRPLTRDDLFDPLINLRVGAAEIAEKREAMNGNMMLAIASYNAGQSAVAAWLRQIPADDIDFFIDSIRYNETRRYVMAVTRNQYEYKRIYGDSQP
- a CDS encoding polymer-forming cytoskeletal protein, coding for MRAVIGSGVRIIGRIEGTDDIAIEGAVEGELDIQSSLRVAAGGRIKGDVAARSIVVYGHIEGDLRAKEMIELHPGSSVDGTMTSPRIAVADGAEFNGSMTMSTTSKNGPQTS
- a CDS encoding tyrosine-type recombinase/integrase, whose protein sequence is MQLMENQIRSFLDHGESERNLASRTLKAYESDLLQFHNHIASQEIGEITPEILDEYVEGLTTTGDYKGTSIRRKIAAIKVFFRYLEATGYVEHSPAKMLTIRKPVEKSQPRVMTGEEMRALLMAPKAEIARLEPDKDRSRGSSNRYFCAVRDDVILEMLFATGIRIGELVEINVDDVDSEAGMISIIGRGERPREVLVTSGIVRDAIARYLALRQERTAETAALFIGRLDTRLTIYSIENIFKKYAKLAGIKRNVTPHSIRHTTAAMLVAGGRDVNEVKEILGHASVLSTQVYQRMRIRSKSKADRSDKRDHRDQLMAETGEPRLAIRRK